One segment of Alistipes finegoldii DSM 17242 DNA contains the following:
- a CDS encoding S46 family peptidase — protein MKKLFLLIAAACASLTAAADEGMWLLPYLQKMNIKEMKARGCKLSAEEIYSVNKSSLKDAIVIFGPGCTGEIVSADGLLFTNHHCGYGSIQALSSVEHDYLKNGFWAMSREEEIPAPGLKVRFIRKISDVTSDILGYVPDVASGEERARIVAEHAAAVRSRIAQDYPGMEVLVKDFFGGNQFFAFVIEVFSDVRLVGTPPTSIGKFGGDTDNWMWPRHTGDFSVFRVYAGPDNKPADYAPENRPYKADKFLKVSVDGYKEGDFAMIMGFPGSTSRYMTSFEIDRMLDIENPQRIFIRGERQAILKEDMAASDKVRIQYASKYAQSSNYWKNSIGMSRGIRKLNVKAQKEAQEAAFRKWAEANTLPTEGYMDALDRIREAVEGNASAFAAEQVLREALYRAVEILTPARSFLAVEKITDQARSKEAMRAFYKDYNPATDRRVAKRMMQIVKEKCGDLPTVFAEVIDKRFGGDTDAYVDYLYDNSVFATEEGTLAFVDDFSVGKRDADPAVVFVRSLDAKLLELADAQRENNRRFKDGHRLYIAGLMRMQPDKAWASDANFTIRLTYGRVLPYDPADGIRYNYYTTLKGVMEKEDPKNPTEFTVPDKLKELYAAKDFGRYANAEGELPVAFLADCDITGGNSGSPVMNAKGELIGLAFDGNWEAMSGDVAFEPQLQRTIAVDVRYVLFVIDKFAGAKWLIDELEID, from the coding sequence ATGAAGAAACTCTTTTTACTGATCGCCGCGGCGTGCGCCTCTTTGACCGCTGCGGCCGACGAGGGAATGTGGCTGCTGCCCTACCTTCAGAAAATGAATATCAAGGAGATGAAGGCCCGCGGGTGCAAGCTTTCGGCCGAGGAGATTTACAGCGTCAACAAATCCTCGCTCAAGGACGCCATCGTGATCTTCGGTCCCGGATGTACGGGCGAGATCGTTTCGGCCGACGGCCTGCTGTTTACCAACCACCACTGCGGCTACGGTTCGATTCAGGCGCTGTCGTCCGTCGAACACGACTACCTGAAAAACGGTTTCTGGGCCATGTCGCGCGAAGAGGAGATCCCGGCTCCGGGACTCAAGGTGCGTTTTATCCGCAAGATTTCGGACGTCACTTCCGACATTCTGGGATATGTGCCCGACGTGGCTTCGGGCGAAGAGCGGGCGCGCATCGTGGCCGAACATGCGGCGGCCGTGCGCAGCCGCATTGCGCAGGACTATCCCGGCATGGAGGTGCTGGTGAAGGATTTCTTCGGCGGAAACCAGTTTTTCGCCTTCGTGATCGAGGTTTTCAGCGACGTGCGTCTGGTGGGAACTCCCCCCACTTCGATCGGCAAGTTCGGCGGAGACACCGACAACTGGATGTGGCCGCGTCATACGGGCGATTTCTCGGTCTTTCGCGTCTATGCCGGACCCGACAACAAGCCGGCCGATTACGCGCCCGAAAACCGCCCTTACAAGGCCGACAAGTTTCTGAAGGTTTCGGTGGACGGATACAAGGAGGGAGACTTCGCGATGATCATGGGTTTCCCCGGTTCGACGTCGCGTTACATGACTTCGTTCGAGATCGACCGCATGCTGGATATCGAGAATCCGCAGCGCATCTTCATCCGCGGCGAGCGTCAGGCCATTCTCAAGGAGGATATGGCCGCAAGCGACAAGGTGCGGATTCAGTACGCTTCGAAATACGCCCAGTCGTCGAATTACTGGAAGAATTCGATCGGCATGTCGCGCGGTATCCGCAAACTGAACGTCAAGGCGCAGAAAGAGGCGCAGGAGGCGGCTTTCCGGAAATGGGCCGAAGCCAATACGCTGCCGACCGAAGGCTATATGGATGCGCTGGACCGCATCCGCGAAGCGGTGGAAGGCAACGCTTCCGCTTTTGCGGCCGAGCAGGTGCTCAGGGAGGCGCTTTACCGGGCCGTGGAGATCCTGACGCCGGCGCGTTCGTTCCTCGCCGTGGAGAAGATCACCGATCAGGCGCGTTCGAAGGAGGCCATGAGGGCTTTCTACAAGGATTACAACCCGGCGACGGACCGACGTGTAGCCAAGCGCATGATGCAGATCGTCAAGGAGAAATGCGGAGACCTTCCGACGGTGTTCGCCGAAGTGATCGACAAGCGGTTCGGCGGCGATACGGATGCTTATGTCGATTATCTGTACGATAACTCGGTTTTCGCCACCGAGGAAGGCACGCTGGCCTTCGTGGATGATTTTTCGGTGGGAAAACGCGATGCCGATCCGGCGGTCGTATTCGTGCGTTCGCTCGATGCGAAACTGCTCGAACTGGCGGATGCCCAGCGGGAGAATAACCGCAGGTTCAAGGACGGGCACCGTCTCTACATCGCCGGTCTGATGCGCATGCAGCCCGACAAGGCGTGGGCTTCGGATGCGAACTTTACGATCCGCCTGACTTACGGCCGCGTTCTGCCCTACGATCCGGCGGACGGTATTCGCTACAACTATTATACGACGCTCAAGGGCGTGATGGAGAAGGAAGATCCCAAGAATCCTACGGAGTTTACGGTTCCCGACAAGCTCAAGGAGCTGTACGCCGCGAAGGATTTCGGACGTTATGCCAACGCCGAGGGCGAACTTCCGGTGGCCTTTTTGGCCGACTGCGATATTACGGGCGGCAATTCGGGTTCGCCGGTGATGAACGCCAAGGGCGAGCTGATCGGTCTGGCGTTCGACGGCAACTGGGAAGCGATGTCGGGCGACGTGGCTTTCGAGCCGCAGCTGCAGCGCACGATCGCCGTGGATGTCCGCTACGTGCTCTTCGTCATCGACAAGTTCGCCGGCGCGAAATGGCTGATCGACGAGTTGGAGATCGACTGA
- the nadA gene encoding quinolinate synthase NadA, whose amino-acid sequence MKINNSAEIRRRIDELKRRKRAVILAHYYTTPEVQEAADFLGDSLALSVKAQSVDADIILFAGVHFMAETAKVLCPDKKVLIPCPEAGCSLAESCDEKDFAAFKAKYPGHTVVSYVNTTVGVKALTDICCTSSNALKVVQSIPADRPIIFAPDRNLGGYIKKLTGRENIVLWDGACHVHEEFSLEKLLQLKKEHPAAKVVVHPECRAYIVEVADFVGSTAAILDYCGRSGADEFIVVTESGILAEMKKRYPGKTFIPAPPDDETCGCNDCKYMKMVTLENICACLENESPEIVLDEEVRRRAERSILNMINIK is encoded by the coding sequence ATGAAGATCAATAACTCCGCGGAGATCCGCCGCCGGATCGACGAACTCAAGCGCCGCAAGCGCGCCGTCATACTGGCCCATTACTACACCACGCCCGAAGTGCAGGAGGCGGCCGACTTTCTGGGCGACTCGCTGGCCCTCTCGGTCAAGGCGCAGTCGGTAGACGCCGACATCATCCTGTTCGCCGGCGTGCACTTCATGGCCGAGACCGCCAAGGTGCTCTGCCCCGACAAGAAAGTGCTGATTCCCTGCCCCGAAGCGGGATGTTCGCTGGCCGAGTCGTGCGATGAGAAGGATTTTGCGGCCTTCAAGGCGAAATATCCCGGCCATACGGTCGTTTCGTACGTCAATACCACGGTCGGCGTCAAGGCCCTGACCGATATCTGCTGCACTTCGTCCAATGCGCTGAAGGTCGTGCAGTCGATCCCGGCCGACCGACCGATCATCTTCGCGCCCGACCGCAATCTGGGAGGGTATATCAAAAAGCTGACGGGACGCGAGAATATCGTGTTGTGGGACGGCGCATGTCATGTACACGAGGAATTTTCGCTGGAGAAGCTGCTGCAGCTCAAAAAGGAGCATCCGGCCGCCAAGGTCGTCGTGCATCCCGAATGCCGGGCCTATATCGTCGAAGTGGCCGACTTCGTGGGGTCTACGGCGGCGATCCTCGACTACTGCGGCCGCAGCGGCGCCGACGAGTTCATCGTGGTAACCGAATCGGGCATCCTCGCCGAGATGAAGAAGCGTTACCCCGGCAAGACGTTTATTCCGGCACCCCCCGACGACGAGACCTGCGGATGCAACGACTGCAAGTACATGAAGATGGTGACGCTCGAAAACATCTGCGCGTGTCTCGAAAACGAATCGCCCGAAATCGTGCTCGACGAAGAGGTGCGGCGCAGGGCCGAGCGTTCGATCCTGAACATGATAAATATCAAATAA
- a CDS encoding Mrp/NBP35 family ATP-binding protein: MEEKIRHLLTSVVHPETGQDIVGSGFIEHIASGAGKITVVLRFAKARDPFAVKIKNQAEEILRREFPQQNVMVVIKEGGAAPRPEPKLKTTTGGIAKVIAVASGKGGVGKSTVTANLAVALRNMGYRVGILDADIYGPSQPKMFGVEGYLPDAVQEEGTDRIVPAESMDIRLMSIGFFIKPTDALLWRGAMAVSALKQMIHQTKWGTLDFLLADLPPGTGDVHLSIIGELKIDAAVIVSTPQQVAVADVVRGVEMFRNENVNIPVAGVIENMAWFTPEELPENRYYIFGKGGARRYAEENGVDFLGEIPIVQSIMEGSDEGRPAAGIDPRVEKWYREIAEKTVEKVMKSC, encoded by the coding sequence ATGGAAGAAAAAATCAGACATCTGCTGACGTCCGTCGTCCATCCCGAAACGGGACAGGACATCGTCGGCAGCGGCTTTATCGAGCATATCGCCTCCGGAGCCGGCAAGATCACCGTCGTACTCCGTTTCGCCAAGGCCCGCGACCCGTTCGCGGTGAAAATCAAAAACCAAGCCGAGGAGATTCTCCGGCGTGAATTCCCGCAGCAAAACGTCATGGTCGTCATCAAGGAGGGCGGCGCCGCGCCGCGCCCCGAACCCAAGCTCAAGACGACCACCGGCGGCATCGCCAAAGTGATCGCCGTGGCGTCGGGCAAAGGCGGGGTAGGCAAGTCCACCGTGACAGCCAACCTCGCCGTCGCACTGCGCAACATGGGTTACCGCGTCGGAATTCTCGACGCCGATATTTACGGTCCCTCGCAGCCCAAGATGTTCGGCGTGGAGGGGTACCTGCCCGATGCGGTGCAGGAGGAGGGAACGGACCGCATCGTTCCGGCCGAGTCGATGGACATACGGCTGATGTCGATCGGATTCTTCATCAAACCGACCGACGCCCTTTTGTGGCGCGGCGCCATGGCGGTCAGCGCCCTCAAGCAGATGATCCACCAGACCAAGTGGGGAACGCTCGATTTCCTGCTCGCGGACCTGCCCCCCGGAACGGGCGACGTACACCTCTCTATTATAGGCGAACTGAAAATCGACGCCGCGGTGATCGTCTCGACGCCCCAGCAGGTGGCGGTCGCCGACGTGGTACGCGGTGTGGAGATGTTCCGCAATGAAAACGTAAACATCCCGGTAGCGGGCGTGATAGAAAACATGGCGTGGTTCACGCCCGAAGAACTGCCCGAAAACCGGTACTATATCTTCGGGAAAGGCGGCGCGCGCCGTTACGCCGAAGAGAACGGCGTGGATTTTCTGGGCGAAATACCCATCGTACAGTCCATCATGGAGGGTTCCGACGAGGGACGCCCTGCGGCGGGCATCGATCCGAGGGTCGAAAAATGGTACCGCGAAATCGCCGAAAAGACTGTCGAAAAGGTGATGAAATCGTGTTAG
- the sppA gene encoding signal peptide peptidase SppA has translation MNFIKTFLAAILAFVVGSFLVFFLWIFILLGIAGSMEKTVAVHAESILKIDFSDVLTDAPSSDPFAGIDFATLRSTRQLPLMKALRALEAAKDDSRIKGIYLRMNGNGGVMGAALLEELREAVVDFKQSGKFVVAYDETYSQGKYYLASAADKIYMQPEGAMDWSGLAFNLMFYKGLLDKLDIKAEVFRPTACKYKSAVEPYILPKMSDANREQMQALVNSMWNTIAGSVAEARGIDLKELNRITDKLEVSLPEDALEHGFVDSLIYEDQMKDVFAELGVASDSDGEYNFITLGEYASQVGADLKNISADQVAVVYADGAIVDGEGFGKEIYGNTLAATLAGVRDDEKVKAVVLRVNSPGGSALASDVIWREMELLKAEKPVVVSMGSYAASGGYYISCPADVIVADKLTLTGSIGVFGMYLNTIDAFKNKLGITFDAVKSNTSAGMGATSPLTAAERASIMRGVDKVYETFTTHVAEGRNLPVEKVLDIAGGRVWSGEDALGIGLIDTYGGLKTAIAIAVDKAGLGDSYRVTEVIEEPTGFAAFIASLNISVREAMTRSELGLLMKEYKQVQEATKQQGVVMYYPYKLELR, from the coding sequence ATGAATTTTATCAAGACTTTTCTGGCTGCGATCCTCGCCTTCGTCGTGGGGTCGTTTCTGGTATTTTTTCTCTGGATATTCATTCTGCTGGGCATAGCCGGCTCGATGGAGAAGACGGTGGCCGTGCATGCGGAGTCGATCCTCAAGATCGACTTTTCGGATGTGCTGACCGACGCTCCGTCGAGCGATCCCTTCGCCGGGATCGACTTCGCCACGCTGCGCTCCACGCGCCAGCTTCCGCTGATGAAGGCTCTGCGCGCGCTCGAAGCCGCCAAGGACGACAGCCGCATCAAGGGCATTTACCTGCGCATGAACGGCAACGGCGGCGTGATGGGCGCGGCCCTGCTGGAAGAGCTGCGCGAAGCGGTCGTCGATTTTAAGCAGAGCGGCAAATTCGTCGTCGCTTACGACGAGACCTATTCGCAGGGGAAATATTACCTCGCTTCGGCGGCCGACAAAATCTACATGCAGCCCGAAGGCGCCATGGACTGGTCGGGTCTCGCGTTCAACCTGATGTTCTACAAGGGCCTGCTCGACAAACTCGACATCAAGGCCGAAGTCTTCCGCCCCACGGCCTGCAAATACAAGAGCGCCGTCGAGCCGTATATCCTTCCCAAAATGTCGGACGCCAACCGCGAGCAGATGCAGGCGCTCGTGAATTCGATGTGGAACACCATCGCCGGCTCGGTCGCCGAAGCCCGCGGCATCGACCTGAAGGAGCTGAACCGCATTACCGACAAACTGGAGGTTTCGCTGCCTGAGGATGCCCTCGAACACGGCTTCGTGGACAGCCTGATCTACGAGGATCAGATGAAGGACGTATTCGCCGAACTGGGCGTAGCGTCCGATTCCGACGGAGAGTATAATTTCATCACGCTGGGCGAATACGCTTCGCAGGTAGGCGCCGACCTCAAAAACATCTCGGCCGATCAGGTGGCCGTCGTCTATGCCGACGGCGCGATCGTCGACGGCGAAGGCTTCGGAAAGGAGATTTACGGCAATACGCTGGCTGCGACGCTGGCCGGCGTGCGCGACGACGAGAAGGTCAAGGCCGTGGTGCTGCGCGTGAACTCCCCCGGCGGCAGTGCACTGGCTTCGGACGTCATCTGGCGCGAAATGGAGCTGCTGAAAGCCGAGAAACCGGTGGTCGTTTCGATGGGCTCCTATGCCGCCAGCGGAGGTTATTACATTTCGTGTCCCGCCGACGTCATCGTGGCCGACAAACTGACCCTTACGGGTTCGATCGGTGTCTTCGGCATGTACCTCAACACCATCGACGCCTTTAAAAACAAGCTGGGAATCACGTTCGACGCCGTGAAGAGCAACACCTCGGCCGGTATGGGGGCGACCTCGCCGCTGACCGCCGCCGAACGGGCTTCGATCATGCGCGGCGTGGACAAGGTCTATGAGACCTTCACGACCCATGTAGCCGAAGGGCGCAACCTGCCGGTCGAGAAGGTGCTCGACATCGCCGGGGGCCGCGTCTGGTCGGGCGAAGATGCGCTCGGCATCGGTCTGATCGACACCTACGGAGGTCTGAAAACGGCCATCGCCATCGCCGTGGACAAGGCCGGTCTGGGCGACAGCTACCGGGTGACCGAGGTGATCGAGGAGCCGACGGGATTCGCCGCCTTCATCGCGTCGCTCAACATCAGCGTCCGCGAGGCCATGACCCGTTCGGAACTGGGACTGCTGATGAAGGAGTACAAGCAGGTGCAGGAGGCTACCAAACAGCAGGGAGTCGTCATGTACTACCCCTATAAGCTGGAGCTGCGTTGA
- a CDS encoding AraC family transcriptional regulator, which translates to MKYVLKDLAPRPEKDLFITQYWSDKQSDPPLHFHEDYMLSLTLNVRGTRITGRTADDFTEKDLIIIFPGVPHCYTRDEAYADIDCEAVAVQFSRDMPNWQLFETEYLQPIQKMLSLPVAGLHFSEMVVDRVRERLLQLPGLRGFESVALFLDILNDLATAGPDEMHIIGTTDYKTQADGNERIKKILQFVENNYHNKITLEDIGAEVGMSPSSVCRYFKKNTCQNLWTYINGFRIVRAAQMIVETDAPISEISTRCGFHNISNFNHAFRERIGSAPGEYRRKFGSTVISPDRKQVEEIGRKLDDLRNGGSLSEGGGNPPSGTSSENGER; encoded by the coding sequence ATGAAATATGTTTTAAAAGACCTTGCGCCACGGCCTGAAAAAGACTTGTTCATCACGCAGTACTGGTCCGACAAACAGTCGGATCCGCCGCTGCATTTTCACGAGGACTACATGCTGAGCCTGACCCTGAACGTCAGGGGCACGCGCATCACGGGCCGTACGGCTGACGATTTCACCGAAAAGGACCTGATCATCATTTTTCCGGGCGTTCCGCACTGCTACACGCGCGACGAAGCCTATGCCGACATCGACTGCGAAGCCGTGGCTGTGCAGTTCAGCCGCGACATGCCCAACTGGCAGCTTTTCGAAACCGAGTACCTGCAACCCATTCAGAAGATGCTGAGCCTGCCCGTCGCAGGTCTTCATTTCTCCGAAATGGTGGTGGACCGGGTCCGCGAACGGCTGCTGCAGCTGCCCGGACTGCGGGGATTCGAGTCGGTGGCGCTCTTTCTGGACATACTCAACGACCTCGCCACGGCGGGACCGGACGAAATGCACATTATCGGAACGACGGATTACAAGACGCAGGCCGACGGCAACGAACGCATCAAGAAAATCCTGCAGTTCGTGGAAAACAACTACCACAACAAAATCACGCTCGAAGACATCGGCGCCGAAGTGGGCATGTCCCCTTCGTCGGTATGCCGCTATTTCAAGAAGAACACCTGCCAGAATCTCTGGACCTATATCAACGGGTTTCGCATCGTGCGCGCCGCGCAGATGATCGTGGAGACCGACGCTCCGATTTCGGAAATCAGCACCCGGTGCGGATTCCACAACATCTCGAATTTCAACCACGCCTTCCGCGAGCGCATCGGCTCAGCGCCGGGCGAATACCGGCGCAAATTCGGCTCGACGGTGATTTCACCCGACCGGAAGCAGGTCGAGGAGATAGGCCGCAAACTCGACGATTTACGCAACGGCGGGAGTTTGTCCGAGGGGGGGGGAAATCCGCCCTCCGGGACCTCTTCGGAAAACGGGGAGAGGTAA
- a CDS encoding leucine-rich repeat protein: MKFWKSALLYAATVCTLTATSCSDETKEPKLYTTAVTDDGNGTAEATPASAAAGETITLTATPKENFSFAKWTVVSGDAELKSATANPTTFAMPAANVEIKAEFAAVPSQITVTDDGNGTAEANPASAIPGETVTLTATPAENFFFLKWTVLSGGIELENPTENPTTFTLPEGGGNIEIRAEFTDLLSLAASEIIAYDAEKAATVTRLSVGGDLTDEVTAAIFDKFQNLLFLELTDAKAIPDNFMYDAGSRAPKQTKLEELNAPEVTSVGVNAFRNSVLTAVNNSSLRTVHLPKVQTIGERAFSDLWTLEEAVFPELTEVGESAFSQNKALAKAEMPKLTYAPNSLFYSCTALTEISMPNLEEAGSAFFYCGALTSISLPKLKTAGESCFAYSTKLTQIDIPNVEKLEKMAMYACNGLLSFSGEKVESVGAQCFERCYALKEVSFPAATAFGSGCFIDCESLTKVNFPLCTAISDKMFFIAQASVCTSTLKTIDLSNITTIGTSAFEGCKALEDVVDFSKVTTVGERAFRECITLKNVDLSNVTTTGDYAFFRCWGFTGELNMPKLTAPGKYLFRECKNITKVSAPVLENMSLYMFAECTALADIDMPVLKKVENFSFNKCEGLTKVDMPTVETIIAGGFSGCVNIKTINLPNVKSIGGTVFNGCALVTTISLPALETFINNGGAFSGMTGLTSYDVPLLATLETVPSSLFQNCKSLTAIDLPAAKELGMNAIRGCDALESISLPNVEKVGNFCFAENPKLKEVDLPKATSLGTKAFDKCTALTTLKLGATTAITLANDTFTSADVPAACNLFLNAAGVEYPTAAGQQWKNLTWKSIASYIP, encoded by the coding sequence ATGAAATTTTGGAAATCCGCGCTTCTCTACGCAGCGACGGTTTGCACATTGACGGCCACCTCTTGTTCCGATGAGACGAAAGAGCCGAAACTGTACACGACTGCCGTAACCGACGACGGCAACGGCACGGCCGAAGCCACTCCTGCGTCGGCTGCCGCGGGCGAAACGATAACCCTGACTGCGACGCCCAAGGAAAATTTCTCGTTCGCGAAATGGACGGTCGTCAGCGGCGACGCCGAACTGAAAAGTGCGACGGCCAACCCGACGACATTCGCGATGCCCGCCGCAAACGTCGAGATCAAAGCCGAGTTCGCCGCCGTTCCGAGCCAGATCACCGTAACCGACGACGGCAACGGCACGGCCGAAGCCAACCCCGCGTCGGCCATTCCCGGCGAAACGGTAACCCTGACGGCAACGCCTGCCGAGAACTTCTTCTTCCTGAAATGGACGGTCCTCAGCGGCGGTATCGAGCTGGAAAATCCGACGGAAAACCCGACGACGTTCACCCTGCCGGAGGGGGGGGGAAATATCGAAATCAGAGCCGAATTCACCGACCTGCTTTCACTTGCAGCCTCCGAAATCATCGCGTATGACGCAGAGAAAGCGGCCACGGTAACCAGACTGTCCGTCGGCGGCGACCTGACGGACGAGGTAACCGCCGCGATCTTCGACAAATTCCAGAATCTTCTCTTCCTCGAACTCACCGACGCCAAAGCCATTCCCGACAATTTCATGTACGATGCCGGCTCACGCGCACCGAAACAGACCAAACTCGAAGAGCTGAATGCGCCGGAGGTAACGTCGGTAGGCGTGAATGCGTTTCGCAACAGCGTCCTCACCGCCGTCAACAATTCATCGCTCCGCACCGTTCACCTTCCCAAGGTGCAGACCATCGGCGAACGAGCGTTCAGCGACCTGTGGACGCTTGAAGAGGCTGTCTTCCCCGAACTGACCGAAGTGGGCGAATCGGCCTTCTCGCAGAACAAAGCGCTGGCCAAGGCGGAGATGCCCAAACTCACCTATGCTCCCAACTCGTTATTCTACAGCTGCACCGCTCTCACGGAGATCTCGATGCCCAATCTCGAAGAGGCGGGCAGCGCCTTCTTCTATTGCGGCGCTCTGACGAGCATCTCGCTGCCCAAACTCAAGACGGCCGGAGAGTCGTGTTTCGCCTATTCGACCAAACTGACGCAAATCGACATACCCAATGTGGAAAAGCTGGAGAAGATGGCCATGTACGCCTGCAACGGCCTGCTGAGCTTCAGCGGAGAAAAAGTCGAGTCCGTCGGCGCCCAGTGCTTCGAAAGATGTTACGCCCTCAAGGAGGTTTCGTTCCCCGCGGCCACGGCTTTCGGAAGCGGCTGCTTCATCGACTGCGAATCGCTGACAAAGGTCAATTTCCCCCTGTGCACCGCCATCAGCGACAAGATGTTCTTCATCGCGCAGGCCTCCGTCTGCACCTCGACGCTCAAGACGATCGACCTGTCCAATATCACGACCATCGGTACGAGCGCATTCGAAGGGTGCAAGGCGCTCGAAGACGTGGTGGACTTTTCCAAAGTCACGACTGTGGGCGAACGTGCCTTCCGCGAATGTATCACGCTCAAGAACGTGGATCTCTCCAATGTCACGACAACGGGCGATTACGCCTTCTTCAGGTGCTGGGGTTTCACGGGCGAGCTGAACATGCCGAAGCTGACCGCACCCGGCAAATACCTCTTCCGCGAATGCAAGAATATCACCAAGGTGAGCGCTCCGGTATTGGAGAACATGTCCTTATATATGTTCGCCGAATGTACCGCTCTTGCGGACATAGATATGCCCGTACTCAAGAAGGTGGAAAACTTCTCTTTCAACAAATGCGAAGGTTTGACGAAAGTGGATATGCCCACGGTCGAGACCATAATTGCCGGAGGATTCAGCGGTTGTGTGAATATCAAAACCATAAACCTTCCGAACGTCAAAAGTATCGGCGGAACCGTCTTCAACGGCTGCGCCCTCGTTACCACCATTTCACTCCCCGCATTGGAGACCTTTATCAATAACGGCGGAGCATTCAGCGGAATGACCGGCCTGACGAGTTATGACGTTCCTCTTTTGGCCACGCTCGAAACGGTCCCCTCGTCGCTGTTCCAGAACTGCAAGAGCCTGACGGCAATCGACCTGCCCGCCGCAAAAGAGCTGGGTATGAATGCCATTCGCGGGTGCGACGCTCTGGAGAGCATCTCGCTTCCCAATGTCGAGAAGGTCGGAAACTTCTGTTTCGCCGAAAACCCGAAGCTCAAGGAGGTCGATCTTCCCAAAGCCACCTCGCTCGGAACCAAGGCTTTCGACAAATGCACCGCCCTGACGACCCTGAAGCTGGGTGCGACGACGGCCATCACGCTGGCCAACGACACATTCACCTCGGCCGACGTTCCCGCCGCCTGCAACCTGTTCCTCAACGCGGCGGGCGTGGAATACCCGACCGCCGCCGGGCAGCAATGGAAAAACCTCACTTGGAAATCCATCGCCTCCTACATCCCCTGA
- a CDS encoding 6-pyruvoyl trahydropterin synthase family protein: protein MTVIRLTKEFSFEAAHALDGYDGPCREIHGHSYRLFVTVKGRPMAGEGDPKCGMVMDFGVLKRIVNEEIVSHFDHSLVLRQTPCNASLRAMLAERFGNIVTVDYQPTCENMLGDFARRISRRLPEGVELHSLRLHETATSFAEWFAEDNR from the coding sequence ATGACAGTGATCAGATTGACAAAAGAGTTCTCCTTCGAGGCGGCGCACGCTCTGGACGGATACGACGGGCCCTGCCGTGAGATTCACGGCCACTCCTACCGGCTTTTCGTGACCGTCAAGGGACGCCCTATGGCCGGCGAAGGAGACCCTAAATGCGGGATGGTGATGGATTTCGGGGTGTTGAAGCGCATCGTCAACGAAGAGATCGTGTCGCACTTCGACCACTCCCTCGTCCTGCGTCAGACGCCGTGCAACGCGTCGCTGCGGGCCATGCTCGCCGAACGTTTCGGCAATATCGTCACGGTGGACTACCAGCCGACCTGCGAGAATATGCTCGGCGATTTCGCCCGCCGCATTTCGCGCCGACTGCCGGAGGGCGTGGAGCTGCATTCGCTCCGCCTGCATGAAACCGCGACTTCGTTCGCCGAGTGGTTTGCCGAAGATAACCGGTAA